TCTTTAACCAATGAACGTAGGGCGATTCCTCCAGCTACTGCTGCTGCTTTAGCTGCCCCTTGTGCTAAATGACCAGTATTATTTGTTCCTTTTGCAAATTCCAATGGAGTTGTACCTGCCACGGCATTTCCTGACAGTGATTTAACATCATTTTCTTTTGATTTAACTATAGATTCTAAAATTTCTTCACTACTCACTGCCGATACTATTGCTACTGCTTCTGGACCAGAAGCCCCACCTGCATTAGCACCTGCTGTTAAAACCTTAGCTCCATTTTCTGGATTGGCTATTCCTATTGATTGTTGATTCAATACTAAATTACTCTCTTTTAATTTTCCAACACCTTCTACCTTAGCTATCTCCACTACTCCTTGAAGTGCCCTAAGAGCTTTTTTTAATTCCTATGTATCTGCTGCTGCACCACTTTGTTGAGAGGTTACCTCACCTTTATTGCTCTCTTCACTAATACTTCTACCTAATCATTTTCAATATATTGAAATATTACTATTCTAATCTTATTGTTGACCTACTGCCTTTGGCTCTCTTGCCTTATCTATTTCTTTTTTTACTTGCTCCAAAACATTCTTTACTGTCTTCTTCACCATTTCTTCTACTGCTACTAATAACTTATTTACTGCACTCACTCCTACTCTTTGTACTTCTTCCTTTCCTCCTGCACTACCATCTTCTGCACCTGACGCTAATTTACCTGTCTTAACTAATGATCGTAATGCTATCCCTCCCACTCACTGCTCCTGCTTTTGCTTCCTCTTTTGCTAAATTAGCTGCAGTACCCCCTTTTGCAAAACTCATAGCACTTGTATTTGCATCCGCAGCCGCTCCTAATACTGCATCTCCTTCATTTGATTTCACTATCGATGCCAACATCTCCTTGCCACTTACCGTTGTTAGTATTGCTGCTGCTTTTCCTATATCCCCTGCTGCTGGTTTACCAGCACTTGTAGCCAATATCTTAACTCCATCTTTATTATCTGTTCCATTATTACCTACCTTTACTGCTACATCTCGTACTTCTGGCTCCAAAACACCTTCCTTTTTAGCTATCCCTACTATTCCTTTCAATGCATTATATGTTTTTTTTCAATTCAACATCAGTTGGAGCCGCTCCTTCTTTATTGGTTGCTGCTTCACCTACTATAGTTCCATCACCTATCCCTTTTAATGATTCTAAATGCCCTTTTAATGTACTTAAAGTAGTTTTAGCCGTATCAACTGCCGATCTTATTCCCTTATTTAATACACCTTCTTTACCAAGATCTACCGATGCTTTTTCTGCTACTTTCTCTAATTCTGCTGACGCTTCTCCTAATTTAACACCTAATTTATTAAAATATTCTCCTACCTCATTCTTCTTTGTTTCTTTAGTCACACTAAATCCCAAACTCCCTGACACTAACTCTAAAAACGCATAAAATGCATCCCCTGCACTTCTCCCTACTTCCAGCAGTACCTCACTTAAACTTTTAGCTCCTCTCCCTTCTCCTCCTCCTGCTGCTCCTTCTCCCTTTACTCCTCCACTATCACATCCCATCACCATCACCACCACCATCACCATTATTCCCTTTACTATTCTTCTCACTCTCATCTTATCCCCTCTCTCTATCCCTCTCTCTATTCCTCTCTTCCCTTTTATTTCCTCTTCTTTTCCTTCTCTCTTCATTTTCTGCGCCTCCTTATTTTTTCTTTCTTTTTAGCTTTCCTTTAAAAACTTATTAAAACATAAAAAAATCAAAAACAAAAAATAAATGAATGGACAAATTAAATGAATAAATGACAATTTTATTTTGTTTGTTATCAATTTAAAAACATAAAATCTTTAATATTGAATTTTCTACATACACAATACATAAATTATATAAAATATAGTCTTTTTGATTTTAATGTATTATTTTTAATATTCAGACCATGATGTATAATCTTTCCTAAACAATAACCATACAATAAACTTAATATTTTTCATTAGAATATAAAGAATATAAGATGAAATATATCTTATAAAAAGAAAACAACTTCCCTAAATAAAGAGAAGTGTTGTCCTTAACGATTTTATCTTTTATTACTTAAATTACTAATTTATTTAGTAGTGGTTGTAGCTTGAGTAGTATCAGATTTAGTAGAATTAACTCCACTAGTTTCAGAGTATTTTATTCCCTTCACTGCTTCTCTTATCTTTTCTAGATTACTACTTACTGTTTTACTAATTATTATATCAAGTATCCCTAATACCTTATTTACTGCACTTGTTGCTGCTGCCTTAACTGCTCCAGCTTCATTAGCAACAGCACTAAATTTACCAGTTTTAGTCATTGCTTTAAGAGCTACTGCTGCTGCTAAGTCGGCATTACTCTTAGCTCCAGCTCCATTAGCATCAGCAGCATTAGCAGTAGCTAGTTCTCCAGCACTATCATTATCAGAAGCATTACCAGCAGTTTTAGTTTTAGAAATTTTTATCTTATCAATCATTGCCCATGGATCTGCTTTAGCCACTTCATCTGCTAGTTTAGGACCGGCACCAGCACCAGCTGCAGCATTGGCATTAAGAACAGCAGGTGCATTAGTATTAGCACCAGCAGCAACAGCAGCACCTTCACTTCCTTTTTCAATCTGTACTCCAGATTTATTTGCTAATTCAATAATTTTTTTTACATTTTCAACTATAGCCTTAACATCATTTAAATCAGCAGCCACTGCGGCAGCATCAGTAGCAGTATCACCAATAATAGTGTTAGCTTTAGTAACACCAGCTAGATTGGTTACAAGAGTCATTAACTCTGTCACCACTTCACTAGAACTTTTAATAACAGCCTCAACTACTTTGGTATCAGCATGTGAAGTAGAGGTTATATCTTTTATTAATCCATCTAATTTATCCTTAGTACTCTTTAATCCTTTTTCCATCTTTTCAAAATGTTTTCCCACTTCACTTCTATTATCTGTAGATTTAACAGCATGAAATCCTAACACATCCCCAATAGCACTCCCAAAAACGCCAAAAACCTCATAAAATCCTTCTCCGATCGCAACTAATGACTCTAAAAAACTATTCTTCTTTGCTAAGTCTACCTTCCCTCTCCACCTTTTACTCCCCCGTAAGCACATACTAAAAATTTTAAAGCTAACTTTTTTATAAAAGTAAAATTTAAATAAACCAAAGAACTCTTTTTTATTTTTTTAACACATATAAAATAAATTTTTTCTACTAAACTTCACCTAAAAAATATATTTCTACAACAAAAATATAGAAAGATAGACTATTATTAATCTACCTTCCTTTGTATTTTAAATGATTATAATAAATTACTTAATTATTATCTAGAATAGATATAATCCTATTAGATACCGCCTTCATTCCGGGAATTTTAACTTTAATAAGATCTTTATATCTTTTATCAATATGCTCTATCAATTTCTTACTATCAGAATCAATTCCATCTGTCTTAGCTTTATAAGATGAAATAAGACTATCTACGGCTTTCCTCCAATTTAATTTCTGTAATTGCATTTCTTCAAGCTTGGACTTAATTTCTCTTAAATCAACAAGACTTAATTTATCAAGTTGCTCCCTATTCTTTTCTAATTTATTAATTATTCTCTCAAAATCAAACTGAAGAGCTACTACTACAGCATTCATTATATCGTAAATCCATGTACCCTTATTTGTATTATCCGATTCTACTTTTTTAAGAATTTCTGCAAAATCTTTTATTCTTTCTTTATTGTATAACAAAGAGGAATAAAATAATCGTCTTACTTCCTTATTATCATAAGGATCTAATTTCTTATTATTAACAGCATTTAACACTAATTTAAACACTTCATCCTTCATACCATATTGATTTGCATCCTCAACTTCAGCCTTATCTTGATTTAATAATCCCATAACATTATCAATATCATTTATAATAGCAGATATTAATTCCCCTTTCTCATCTTTTATTACAGAATCTTCTCTTACTACTTTTTTAACGGAAACTTTATTAACAACATCTTCTTTTATTTGTTCATCACCTTGAACGTTATTCACAACATCTTTTAAAAAATCATCAGGTCTTCCTTTATTATCCAATAATTTAGAATCCAAATTACAAGATACTAATCCTAAAATTAATAATATAAATAAATTTTTTCTCACAAATATTCTCCTTCCTTAGAATTAATAACCACTATTACTAAATAGTAATGATTATTAATTAATAATATATATCACTTTATCCAAAATACAAATTTTTTTAATTAAAATTACTATTTTTTTACATCCCTACTCTAAAATTATTTACTTATTAACAATTTTCTCTTTATAAGAGCTGGATACTGCTGATAATGCTAAGAAGGCAGTAAGAGATGCGGCAAAAGCACCATTGCCCTCAACGCTATGTATTTATAAAAAATTTAGGCTTACTTTTATTTAAGTTTCAATTTAACAGTAGTTATAAATGTTTTTAAAGGCTTTAGGAGTGCTTTACATTTTCATGATCAATCAATTTTACGAATTAATAAAAACAGTCAAGAAACTGAAATTCATATTAAGCAGCATATCTGTTAAGATTATAATACCATAAAAAATATTAATTCTAGAGTATAAAATAAATTATACTAATTGATATTAATCTATATTTTTGTATTTTTTTTAGTGATTAGTATAGAGTGACAGTATGTAAATTTAAAAATAAGTAATTCTAATTAGTGTAGAAGTACACCCCAGCATCAGGAGCTGCAAATAATTTACCCACTTCACCAGCACCAACATTGTTTGCAGTTTTTGCAATACCATCTTCATTAGTTATAGTCTATTAACTCCATTTTTATATTCGTAATATACAAAACATTAATTTTTGTAAATTTCAACATATTGCTAATGCCACATCAATTACGATAAAACTATAAATGAATGTCATTAATCTTTTAAAAAAACCAAAGGTCATCTATTTAATTTTTTACCTATAACAAACAGGCAATCTAAATAAATCATCTAAATTGCCTTCTTTTTTTGCAATAATTCAATTCTAACTATCTGTCATATTACTGACCTGTTGCTTTAGGAGTTCTTGTTTTATCTATTGAGTCCTTTACCTTTGCAAGTGTATTATTTAATGTCTTCTTTATTATATCTTCTACTGCCTCTAATAACTTATTTACTGCTGTGATTCCTGCCGACTGTACTGCTTTGTTATCGTTATTATCATGTGAAGCTAATTTACCATCTTTAACCAACGAACGTAACGCTATCCCTCCACTCACTGCACCTGCTAAAGCTACATCTTTTGCTAAATTATTTGCAGGACCTCCCACTGCAAATTTTAATGCACTTGTGTCTTTACTTACATCCTGTGATATTGCTGCTCCGGTTGCATCCTCCCTTAGAGATTCAACAATTGCTGCTAATATTTCTTTCCCACTTACCGCTGATACTATTGCTGCTGCTTCTAATCCCGATGCCGCTCCTGCATTAGCATCTTTAGTTAAAACTCTAGCCCCATTTTGTGGAGTAGTTCCTCCCACTTTTGCAGTAGCTATTGTTACATCATTTTTTTTTGGTTCTTTAACCTGTTGTGTCTTAGCTATCTCTACTATTCCTTTCAATGAATCATATGCTACTCCTAATTTTACTCCATCTACTGTTTTTCCTTGTTGACTGGTTCCTACTTCAACTACCTTGTTACCATCACCTATATCCTTTAAAGCC
The DNA window shown above is from Borrelia hispanica CRI and carries:
- a CDS encoding variable large family protein, with amino-acid sequence MMVMVMVVMMGCNSGGVKGGEGTSGGEGSGLSGVMMEVEKSAEHAFYAFIELVSGVLGLRVTADTTRNQVGEYFTGLASSINKAMQELVKIGNKSKESVKEGKESELDKAVKSAKETLTILKGHIEALKDIGDGNKVVEVGTSQQGKTVDGVKLGVAYDSLKGIVEIAKTQQVKEPKKNDVTIATAKVGGTTPQNGARVLTKDANAGAASGLEAAAIVSAVSGKEILAAIVESLREDATGAAISQDVSKDTSALKFAVGGPANNLAKDVALAGAVSGGIALRSLVKDGKLASHDNNDNKAVQSAGITAVNKLLEAVEDIIKKTLNNTLAKVKDSIDKTRTPKATGQ
- a CDS encoding variable large family protein, which translates into the protein MCLRGSKRWRGKVDLAKKNSFLESLVAIGEGFYEVFGVFGSAIGDVLGFHAVKSTDNRSEVGKHFEKMEKGLKSTKDKLDGLIKDITSTSHADTKVVEAVIKSSSEVVTELMTLVTNLAGVTKANTIIGDTATDAAAVAADLNDVKAIVENVKKIIELANKSGVQIEKGSEGAAVAAGANTNAPAVLNANAAAGAGAGPKLADEVAKADPWAMIDKIKISKTKTAGNASDNDSAGELATANAADANGAGAKSNADLAAAVALKAMTKTGKFSAVANEAGAVKAAATSAVNKVLGILDIIISKTVSSNLEKIREAVKGIKYSETSGVNSTKSDTTQATTTTK
- a CDS encoding complement regulator-acquiring protein is translated as MRKNLFILLILGLVSCNLDSKLLDNKGRPDDFLKDVVNNVQGDEQIKEDVVNKVSVKKVVREDSVIKDEKGELISAIINDIDNVMGLLNQDKAEVEDANQYGMKDEVFKLVLNAVNNKKLDPYDNKEVRRLFYSSLLYNKERIKDFAEILKKVESDNTNKGTWIYDIMNAVVVALQFDFERIINKLEKNREQLDKLSLVDLREIKSKLEEMQLQKLNWRKAVDSLISSYKAKTDGIDSDSKKLIEHIDKRYKDLIKVKIPGMKAVSNRIISILDNN